From Candidatus Rokuibacteriota bacterium, a single genomic window includes:
- a CDS encoding tetratricopeptide repeat protein → MVFLPALANGFIDWDDGSLLLRNPWYRGLGPSNLAWMFTTVLMGHWMPVNWLSFGLDYLLWGMNPAGYHLTNVLLHAAGVVVFFCVARALLRPALPARPASDPWLSMGALVAALAFGIHPLRVESVAWVTERRDVLSGLFYLLAVWAYLRYIARRAKSAYWAALGCFALALMSKSITASLPGLLVLLDIYPLRRLGGAAGWLTPAARRVWLEKLPFAALAVAGAAVAVRAIAVGGGLTPLGVLGLPARAALSLYALGFYLAKLLWPTSLSPLYELALPVRPLEARIVLSALGVVAVTGAALLLRRRWPAFLAAWAAFALTLLPVLGIAHNGYQAAADRYTYLACLGFAALAGGAVAVWRRRALWPAALGLLALAALTWMQVPVWRSDESLWRRAVELEPGSGVARSNLGAALTAERRYADAVAELERAVALRPGYAEAWNNLGLAWAQQGRPAEAAEGFRRAVAVRPRFAEAWNNLGVALAVQGRRDEALSHFREALRPNPDYAEARNNLGLALAQEGKLREAAEQFMRAVELNPEWIDARRNLEQAQRLLGR, encoded by the coding sequence GTGGTCTTCCTGCCGGCGCTCGCGAACGGCTTCATCGACTGGGATGACGGCTCGCTGCTGCTCCGGAACCCGTGGTATCGCGGCCTCGGCCCTTCGAACCTCGCGTGGATGTTCACGACGGTTCTCATGGGTCACTGGATGCCGGTCAATTGGCTCTCCTTCGGCCTCGACTACCTCCTCTGGGGGATGAATCCGGCGGGCTATCACCTGACCAACGTCCTGCTCCACGCCGCCGGCGTCGTCGTCTTCTTCTGCGTGGCGCGGGCACTCCTGCGACCGGCCCTTCCGGCCCGCCCGGCGTCCGACCCGTGGCTCAGCATGGGCGCCCTCGTGGCGGCGCTCGCCTTCGGGATCCACCCGCTGCGCGTGGAGTCGGTGGCGTGGGTCACGGAGCGGCGGGATGTGCTCTCCGGGCTTTTCTACCTCCTCGCTGTGTGGGCCTACCTGCGCTATATCGCGCGGCGCGCGAAGAGCGCGTACTGGGCCGCGCTCGGCTGTTTCGCCCTCGCGCTCATGTCCAAGTCCATCACGGCGAGCCTGCCCGGCCTCCTGGTGCTGCTCGACATCTACCCGCTCCGCCGCCTCGGCGGCGCGGCCGGCTGGCTCACGCCCGCCGCGCGGCGAGTCTGGCTCGAGAAGTTGCCCTTCGCGGCGCTCGCGGTCGCCGGCGCGGCCGTGGCCGTCCGGGCCATCGCCGTCGGCGGCGGGCTGACGCCGCTCGGCGTCCTGGGTCTCCCGGCCCGCGCGGCGCTCTCGCTCTACGCGCTCGGCTTCTACCTCGCGAAGCTCCTCTGGCCCACGTCCCTCTCGCCGCTCTATGAGCTCGCGCTGCCGGTCCGCCCGCTCGAGGCTCGCATCGTGCTGAGCGCGCTCGGCGTCGTCGCGGTCACCGGCGCGGCCCTGCTCCTGCGTCGGCGCTGGCCCGCGTTCCTCGCGGCGTGGGCAGCCTTCGCCCTGACCCTGCTGCCCGTGCTCGGCATCGCGCACAACGGATACCAGGCCGCCGCCGACCGGTATACCTATCTGGCCTGCCTGGGCTTTGCCGCGCTCGCCGGAGGTGCCGTCGCGGTCTGGCGCCGCCGGGCGCTGTGGCCGGCCGCGCTGGGGCTCTTGGCCCTGGCCGCGCTGACCTGGATGCAGGTGCCGGTGTGGCGGAGCGATGAAAGCCTCTGGCGCCGGGCCGTGGAGCTGGAGCCCGGCTCCGGGGTGGCGCGCTCCAACCTGGGCGCCGCTCTCACGGCTGAGCGCCGCTATGCCGACGCCGTGGCCGAGCTCGAGCGGGCGGTGGCGCTCCGGCCGGGCTATGCCGAGGCGTGGAACAATCTCGGGCTGGCCTGGGCGCAGCAGGGTCGTCCCGCAGAGGCCGCGGAGGGCTTCCGCCGGGCCGTGGCGGTTCGCCCCCGCTTCGCCGAGGCGTGGAACAACCTCGGCGTGGCCCTGGCCGTGCAGGGGCGGCGGGACGAGGCGCTCTCGCACTTCCGGGAGGCGCTCCGCCCGAACCCGGACTACGCGGAGGCGCGGAACAATCTCGGTCTCGCCCTCGCGCAGGAAGGCAAGCTACGGGAGGCGGCCGAGCAGTTCATGCGCGCGGTCGAGCTGAATCCCGAATGGATCGACGCGCGGAGGAATCTGGAGCAGGCGCAGCGACTGTTGGGTCGCTAA
- the efp gene encoding elongation factor P, producing the protein MQVSTAEFKKGLKIQFDGQPYTIVDFQHVKPGKGGAFVRTKLKHMRQGRVIDNTFRAGEKVELVDFEDKHMQYLYKDDRYHFMDTETYDQISLSAEEVGDARSFLKENTDVDILFIDGSPVTVELPTFMELAITKTDPGIRGDTASGGSKPATLESGAVVQVPLFLNEGDIVKVDTRSAEYLGRVAAAG; encoded by the coding sequence ATGCAGGTGTCCACGGCCGAGTTCAAGAAGGGGCTGAAGATCCAGTTCGACGGGCAGCCGTACACCATCGTCGACTTCCAGCACGTCAAGCCCGGCAAGGGCGGCGCCTTCGTGCGCACCAAGCTCAAGCACATGAGGCAGGGCCGCGTCATCGACAACACCTTCCGGGCCGGCGAGAAGGTGGAGCTGGTCGACTTCGAGGACAAGCACATGCAGTATCTCTACAAGGACGACCGCTACCACTTCATGGACACGGAGACCTACGACCAGATCTCGCTCTCCGCCGAGGAGGTCGGCGACGCGCGCTCCTTCCTCAAGGAGAACACGGACGTCGACATCCTCTTCATCGACGGCAGCCCCGTGACGGTCGAGCTGCCGACTTTCATGGAGCTCGCGATCACCAAGACCGACCCGGGCATCCGCGGCGACACGGCCTCGGGCGGCTCCAAGCCGGCCACGCTCGAAAGCGGCGCGGTCGTCCAGGTGCCGCTCTTCCTCAACGAGGGGGACATCGTGAAGGTCGACACCCGGAGCGCCGAGTACCTGGGCCGCGTCGCGGCGGCCGGCTAG
- a CDS encoding acyltransferase, producing MTTRLGYHPALDGIRAISILAVMLYHSGLIHGGFLGVDVFFTLSGFLITTLLIEEHAAAGRIALRDFYCRRALRLLPALVPVVIVSGVAMIATAGPSRVVGMSLFVLAVIFYVANWAAIAGLPQGMLGHAWSLSIEEQFYLVWPPVLTLLLRRVRARWLLVAGLFLATLGSILLRYHLAVSGATGRRFYLGTDAHADPILIGCATACLVSWGYIRGGRDPSATTRWRWRVAALAAAAVLAAVLVMARLPDDYARRGASTIVAVAAGILIVDVLQPGSRLAPLLAWSPLVWIGKRSYAIYLWHLPVFFLAGALLASGLLEYIPSRIVPAWVITFAMAGASYRWIEAPALRLKSRFAARQADRTAAAPAAAVAPAL from the coding sequence ATGACGACACGGCTTGGCTACCACCCCGCCCTCGACGGCATCCGCGCCATCTCCATCCTCGCCGTCATGCTCTATCACTCCGGGCTGATTCACGGCGGCTTCCTCGGCGTGGACGTCTTCTTCACCCTGAGCGGCTTCCTCATCACCACGCTCCTGATCGAGGAGCACGCGGCCGCGGGGCGCATCGCCCTGCGTGATTTCTACTGCCGCCGGGCCCTTCGGCTTCTCCCCGCCCTCGTGCCCGTGGTGATCGTCTCCGGAGTGGCCATGATCGCCACCGCGGGCCCGTCCCGCGTCGTCGGCATGTCGCTCTTCGTCCTCGCGGTGATCTTCTACGTGGCGAACTGGGCGGCCATCGCGGGGCTTCCCCAGGGCATGCTCGGGCACGCCTGGTCGCTGTCGATCGAGGAGCAGTTCTACCTCGTATGGCCACCCGTCCTCACCCTGCTCCTCCGCCGCGTGCGCGCGCGATGGCTGCTCGTGGCCGGCCTCTTCCTGGCCACCCTGGGATCGATCCTCCTCCGCTATCACCTGGCGGTGAGCGGAGCGACGGGCCGGCGCTTCTACCTCGGCACGGACGCGCACGCCGATCCCATCCTCATCGGGTGCGCGACGGCGTGCCTCGTGTCGTGGGGGTACATCCGGGGCGGGCGCGATCCGTCGGCCACGACGAGGTGGCGATGGCGGGTCGCCGCGCTGGCGGCCGCCGCCGTCCTCGCGGCCGTACTCGTGATGGCGCGTCTGCCCGACGACTATGCCCGGCGGGGGGCGAGCACCATCGTGGCGGTGGCCGCCGGCATCCTCATCGTGGACGTCCTGCAGCCCGGCTCGCGCCTGGCTCCCCTTCTCGCCTGGTCACCGCTCGTGTGGATCGGGAAGCGCTCCTACGCGATCTACCTGTGGCACCTTCCCGTGTTCTTCCTCGCGGGAGCCCTGTTGGCCTCGGGTCTCCTCGAATACATCCCGTCCCGAATCGTGCCGGCGTGGGTGATCACGTTCGCCATGGCCGGGGCCTCCTACCGCTGGATCGAGGCGCCGGCGCTTCGCCTGAAATCGCGATTCGCGGCGCGGCAAGCCGATCGCACGGCCGCCGCGCCGGCCGCCGCCGTCGCGCCCGCCCTTTAG
- the thiE gene encoding thiamine phosphate synthase, with the protein MTLSTPLYVILDRGAGGGRDLATLLDAVLEGGCRLVQLREKAMPLNELYPVARALRRRCREAACLFIVNDRVDLALAVEADGVHVGQDDLPAREARRLLPPPMILGVSTHNPDQARRARDDGADYVAVGSMFPTGSKIGFDLVGPELVRRVRADIPVPLVAIGGITRDNVSQVIEAGADAVAVISAIGSARDPAAAVRGFLETIRSARDGAR; encoded by the coding sequence GTGACCCTCTCCACACCGCTCTACGTCATCCTCGACCGGGGAGCCGGCGGCGGTCGGGACCTGGCCACACTCCTCGACGCGGTGCTCGAGGGCGGCTGCCGCCTGGTCCAGCTGCGCGAGAAGGCCATGCCGCTCAACGAGCTCTATCCCGTGGCGCGCGCGCTGAGACGCCGCTGCCGTGAGGCCGCCTGCCTCTTCATCGTCAACGACCGCGTGGACCTGGCCCTGGCCGTCGAGGCGGACGGCGTCCACGTTGGGCAGGACGACCTGCCGGCGCGCGAGGCGCGCCGGCTCTTGCCTCCGCCCATGATCCTCGGCGTCTCGACCCACAACCCGGACCAGGCGCGACGAGCGCGCGACGACGGCGCCGACTATGTGGCGGTGGGCAGCATGTTCCCGACGGGGAGCAAGATCGGCTTCGATCTTGTGGGACCGGAGCTGGTGAGACGCGTGCGGGCGGACATCCCTGTCCCCCTTGTGGCCATCGGCGGCATCACCCGGGACAATGTCAGCCAGGTCATCGAGGCGGGTGCCGACGCCGTCGCCGTCATCTCCGCCATAGGCAGCGCGCGGGATCCGGCCGCCGCCGTTCGCGGGTTCCTCGAGACCATTCGCTCGGCCCGGGACGGCGCTCGGTGA
- a CDS encoding tetratricopeptide repeat protein: MLATLAAFLPALGNGFLDWDDRHNLVDNPHYRGFEWDHLRWMFTTNHLGHYIPLTWMTFALDYVLWGMNPAGYHLTNLLLHTANAAVVYGIALQILALARPAKRDEAGSLVAGATFTALFFALHPLRVESVAWVTERRDLLSGLFYLLAILAYLHYASGATAAHRSLLWASLASFTLALLSKSMVVSLPAVLLILDVYPLRRLPWPSRAWLAGPARGVLLEKVPFVLLALAASATALLVLSGTGNMTPLAVVGALDRAVISLFSLAFYLWKTVAPLNLSPLYELPPRLDPWSWPFVLSAAVVLAITALALCLRRRRPALLGAWLAYVVILLPVLGIVHNGHQIAADRYTYLACVAWALALGGVLAWCWPVRAPLAAVLGAIVTIALGLLTWSQVQAWKSSETLWTHALKTHPSSVAHLNLGWALAQNGETAAAVEHYREALRIRPRYPEAHNNLGLALAAQGDLPAARLSYQEALRLNPRLVATHLNLGVLLAGLGDTDAAIAHYREALRVRPAYAEAHANLAQALERRGQVDEASRHFVEAVRLRPDSAEAHNNLGAFLARHGQLAPAVAHFTEAVQLKPGFAEAHNNFGIALAQQGQLAAAAEHFREAVSLKPAFQDARSNLDRALRELGQAREQ; the protein is encoded by the coding sequence GTGCTAGCCACGCTCGCCGCGTTCCTGCCGGCCCTTGGCAACGGTTTCCTCGATTGGGATGATCGCCACAATCTCGTGGACAACCCTCATTACCGGGGGTTCGAATGGGACCACCTCCGGTGGATGTTCACCACGAATCACCTCGGTCACTACATCCCCCTGACCTGGATGACGTTCGCCCTCGATTACGTCCTATGGGGCATGAACCCGGCGGGCTACCATCTGACGAACCTGCTGCTCCACACGGCAAACGCGGCGGTCGTGTATGGGATCGCCCTGCAGATCCTCGCCCTGGCCAGGCCGGCCAAGCGGGACGAGGCCGGGAGCCTCGTCGCCGGCGCGACTTTCACCGCGCTTTTCTTCGCGCTCCATCCGCTACGCGTGGAATCGGTAGCTTGGGTCACCGAGCGCCGCGACCTCCTCTCGGGCCTTTTCTACCTCCTCGCGATCCTGGCATACCTCCACTACGCTTCCGGTGCTACGGCCGCACACCGGTCCTTGCTCTGGGCTTCGCTCGCCTCCTTCACTCTCGCGCTGCTCTCGAAATCCATGGTAGTGAGCCTCCCTGCCGTGCTCTTGATCCTGGACGTCTATCCTCTACGGCGGCTCCCTTGGCCCTCGCGTGCATGGCTCGCGGGACCGGCCCGCGGTGTCCTCCTCGAGAAGGTGCCCTTCGTCCTGCTCGCCCTGGCCGCGAGCGCCACTGCGCTCCTCGTCCTCTCGGGTACCGGCAACATGACGCCCCTCGCCGTGGTGGGCGCCCTCGACCGGGCCGTCATCTCTCTCTTCTCACTGGCGTTTTATCTCTGGAAGACCGTGGCGCCCTTGAATCTCTCCCCGCTCTACGAGCTTCCGCCCCGGCTCGATCCTTGGAGTTGGCCGTTCGTTCTGAGCGCCGCGGTGGTCCTAGCCATCACGGCGCTCGCCCTCTGCCTGCGCCGCAGGCGGCCTGCGCTCCTAGGAGCGTGGCTGGCTTACGTCGTCATCCTCCTGCCGGTGCTCGGCATCGTCCACAACGGCCATCAGATCGCCGCCGATCGCTACACCTACCTCGCGTGCGTTGCATGGGCGCTGGCCCTCGGGGGTGTGCTCGCGTGGTGCTGGCCGGTGCGCGCTCCACTCGCTGCGGTCTTGGGGGCCATCGTGACGATCGCATTAGGACTTCTCACTTGGAGCCAGGTCCAGGCCTGGAAGAGCTCGGAGACCCTCTGGACCCACGCGCTGAAAACCCACCCGTCCTCCGTCGCCCACCTGAACCTCGGATGGGCGCTGGCCCAGAACGGAGAGACGGCTGCCGCAGTCGAGCACTACCGCGAGGCGCTCCGCATCCGGCCGCGCTACCCGGAGGCGCATAACAATCTCGGGCTCGCACTCGCCGCTCAGGGCGACCTCCCAGCGGCAAGGCTCTCCTACCAGGAGGCCTTAAGGCTGAACCCTCGCCTCGTGGCGACCCACCTCAACCTCGGCGTGCTCCTCGCGGGGCTGGGCGACACAGATGCAGCCATCGCCCACTACCGCGAGGCGCTCCGCGTCAGGCCGGCCTACGCTGAAGCGCACGCGAATCTCGCCCAGGCGCTGGAGCGCCGTGGACAGGTCGACGAAGCGTCCCGGCACTTCGTCGAGGCCGTGCGGCTCCGGCCGGACTCGGCCGAGGCGCACAACAACCTGGGCGCGTTTCTCGCGCGCCACGGCCAGCTCGCCCCCGCCGTGGCTCACTTCACTGAGGCCGTCCAGCTCAAGCCGGGCTTCGCCGAGGCGCACAACAACTTCGGCATTGCGCTGGCACAACAGGGCCAGCTGGCCGCGGCCGCCGAGCATTTCCGCGAGGCGGTAAGCCTCAAGCCCGCCTTTCAGGACGCGCGCAGCAACCTCGACCGGGCTCTGCGCGAGCTCGGCCAGGCCCGGGAGCAGTGA
- a CDS encoding tetratricopeptide repeat protein codes for MANPIPQGGGTAAEDPVAAGAIKRYEERLARDPASLAFAPLADAYRKVGRTREAINLCREGLGRFPHYTTARLILAKAHLDDGNPDAALGELGVILQSGPKDAQAHRLAAEIHRKAGRWEEARQHLERVVKLDAGDRESRLLLETLAAEGRAGDGSPLGRVLADDTFATMSMGALCLEQGLSDEAAQIFLRLTRKNPGDARARAGLEEALRAKTQKRKGP; via the coding sequence ATGGCGAACCCGATCCCCCAGGGCGGCGGGACAGCCGCCGAGGATCCCGTGGCGGCGGGCGCCATCAAGCGGTACGAGGAGCGGCTGGCCCGGGATCCGGCCTCGCTGGCCTTCGCTCCCCTGGCCGATGCCTACCGCAAGGTCGGACGGACGCGGGAGGCCATCAACCTCTGCCGCGAGGGGCTCGGGCGCTTCCCGCACTACACGACGGCGCGCCTGATCCTCGCCAAGGCGCACCTGGACGATGGCAACCCCGACGCGGCGCTGGGCGAGCTCGGGGTCATCCTCCAGTCGGGCCCGAAAGACGCCCAGGCGCATCGCCTGGCGGCCGAGATCCACCGAAAGGCAGGGCGCTGGGAAGAGGCGCGGCAGCATCTCGAGCGCGTGGTCAAACTCGACGCGGGCGACCGGGAATCGCGCCTGCTGCTCGAGACGCTGGCCGCGGAGGGGCGCGCGGGGGACGGCTCGCCGCTGGGGCGCGTGCTGGCGGACGACACGTTCGCCACGATGAGCATGGGCGCCCTGTGCCTCGAGCAGGGGCTCAGCGACGAAGCGGCGCAGATCTTCCTGCGCCTGACCAGGAAGAACCCGGGTGATGCCCGGGCACGCGCGGGCCTCGAAGAGGCGCTGCGGGCCAAGACCCAGAAACGGAAGGGACCATAA
- the accC gene encoding acetyl-CoA carboxylase biotin carboxylase subunit, with amino-acid sequence MFHKILIANRGEIALRILSTCREMGIRTVVAHSQADAGSLPVRLADESICIGPAEARQSYLNIPSIISAASITDSEAIHPGYGLLSENAAFAEICRACGITFIGPAPEAIRLMGDKAQARAMAKQAGAPVVPGSEGPLEGVDEAQALADTIGYPVVVKAAAGGGGRGMRIVRARDMLAQAFATCRAEAAQAFGSSELYLEKFVEEARHVEVQVLGDRNGIRVHLGERDCSVQRRHQKLLEESPASAISEETRAGLYKAALTVANSVNYVSAGTVEFLVARNGTFYFIEMNTRIQVEHPVTEMVTGIDLVREQIRIASGESLGYRQRAITVRGHAIECRINAEDPEHFVPSPGTVTAWLPPGGYGVRVDSHMMPGAAVPPYYDSLIAKIIVHGRDRAEAIARMQRALSETHVEGVKTTIPYHQKLLADPAFLSGEHTLPRLEVGP; translated from the coding sequence ATGTTCCACAAGATACTGATCGCCAACCGCGGAGAGATCGCGCTGCGCATCCTCAGCACCTGCCGCGAGATGGGCATCCGCACCGTCGTCGCCCACTCGCAGGCCGACGCGGGATCGCTGCCCGTGCGGCTGGCCGACGAATCCATCTGCATCGGCCCCGCCGAGGCGCGCCAGAGCTACCTCAATATCCCCAGCATCATCTCGGCGGCTTCCATCACGGACAGCGAGGCGATTCACCCCGGCTACGGTCTGCTGTCCGAGAACGCGGCCTTCGCCGAGATCTGCCGCGCCTGCGGCATCACGTTCATCGGCCCCGCACCGGAGGCCATCCGGCTCATGGGCGACAAGGCCCAGGCGCGTGCGATGGCCAAGCAGGCCGGCGCGCCCGTCGTGCCGGGCAGCGAAGGGCCGCTCGAGGGCGTGGACGAGGCGCAGGCGCTGGCCGACACGATCGGCTATCCCGTCGTGGTCAAGGCGGCAGCGGGCGGCGGCGGGCGCGGCATGCGCATCGTTCGCGCGCGCGACATGCTCGCGCAGGCCTTCGCGACATGCCGGGCGGAGGCGGCCCAGGCCTTCGGCTCCTCGGAGCTCTACCTCGAGAAGTTTGTCGAGGAGGCGCGCCACGTCGAGGTGCAGGTCTTGGGCGACCGGAACGGCATCCGCGTGCACCTGGGCGAGCGCGACTGCTCCGTGCAGCGCCGGCACCAGAAGCTCCTCGAGGAGAGCCCCGCCTCGGCCATCTCGGAGGAGACGCGGGCGGGCCTCTACAAGGCGGCTCTGACCGTCGCCAACTCGGTCAACTATGTCTCGGCAGGCACCGTCGAGTTCCTCGTGGCGCGCAACGGCACCTTCTACTTCATCGAGATGAACACGCGCATCCAGGTCGAGCACCCTGTCACCGAGATGGTCACGGGCATCGACCTCGTTCGGGAGCAGATCCGCATCGCCTCGGGCGAGTCCCTCGGCTACAGGCAGCGCGCGATCACGGTGCGCGGCCACGCCATCGAGTGCCGCATCAACGCAGAGGATCCGGAGCACTTCGTCCCCTCGCCCGGCACGGTGACGGCGTGGCTTCCGCCAGGGGGATACGGCGTGCGGGTGGACAGCCACATGATGCCGGGCGCGGCGGTGCCGCCGTACTACGACTCGCTGATCGCCAAGATCATCGTCCACGGCCGTGACCGCGCCGAGGCCATCGCCCGCATGCAGCGGGCGCTCTCCGAGACGCACGTGGAAGGCGTCAAGACCACCATCCCCTACCACCAGAAGCTCCTGGCCGACCCCGCCTTCCTCTCCGGAGAGCACACGCTGCCACGTCTCGAAGTCGGTCCCTGA
- the accB gene encoding acetyl-CoA carboxylase biotin carboxyl carrier protein, which translates to MAGKKRAARPAAGQQWTPKQVVDLAMAHDLAEIEVESGGVRVRVVRRHAPAAATQGAAAAPAALPQAESVERAAEAAAGTVTIEAPMVGTFYRATNPETAPFVSEGDTIKEGQTLCIIEAMKLMNEIESKVTGRVVKILVENAQPVEFGQPLFLVECRK; encoded by the coding sequence ATGGCCGGCAAGAAGCGCGCGGCCCGCCCCGCGGCGGGACAGCAGTGGACGCCGAAGCAGGTCGTCGATCTGGCGATGGCCCACGACCTGGCGGAAATCGAAGTGGAGAGCGGCGGCGTGCGCGTGCGCGTCGTCCGCCGGCACGCGCCCGCGGCCGCGACGCAGGGCGCCGCCGCCGCGCCCGCCGCGCTACCCCAGGCGGAGAGCGTCGAGCGCGCCGCCGAAGCCGCCGCCGGCACCGTGACGATCGAGGCGCCCATGGTCGGCACCTTCTACCGCGCCACGAACCCCGAGACGGCGCCGTTCGTCAGCGAGGGCGACACGATCAAGGAGGGGCAGACCCTCTGCATCATCGAGGCGATGAAGCTCATGAACGAGATCGAGTCGAAGGTCACCGGCCGCGTCGTGAAGATCCTCGTCGAGAATGCCCAACCCGTCGAATTCGGCCAGCCGCTCTTCCTCGTGGAGTGCCGCAAGTAG
- a CDS encoding tetratricopeptide repeat protein produces MLSRLLWPAGIALAACLPFLPSLQGQFLYWDDVTNFLMNEGYRGLGWLQLRYMFTTTLLGHWIPLTWLTLGINYALGGMNPWGYHLGNLLLHSANAVCLYFIARRLLASASGETPARVIESMPDRAGAAFAALVFAVHPLRVESVAWITERRDVLSGLFFLLSILFYLRATDGGGFISGRWRTASLLAFAAAFLSKSIVMALPGVLLLLDVYPLRRLRLDWRALLLEKLPYAAIAVVGAVVAMLALRIGASASAWSQTGMGARVGVVAYAFWFYPSRWVWPVALSPLYELPPRVDLSQGRFLGPLLALLAVTACLVLLRRRAPWALAAWAYSALVLLPVSGIVPAGFQLAHDRYSYLSGLGFAVVAGGALWTLLRAGGADRLGRAPATLALAVAVVVVLGLGAASWGQTRIWRDSDSLWERAVALDADCVVCANNLAAAIVRRREPSPAMIDRAEGLVRHAIELRADHFTSYDTLGAILTNRGRTAQAEEAFRQALSLAPNQAAPAANLGALLARQGRYAEAVPWLRKAAAAQPAFPGLRSNLGYALRNHGIELARQGRLDEAVSLLAEASRILTQDPDTHRNLGQALMERGRGAEAVPVLERALALDGASEATRFLLTQARLQAGRPTPR; encoded by the coding sequence ATGCTGTCCCGGCTGCTCTGGCCCGCCGGCATTGCCCTCGCGGCTTGCCTGCCCTTTCTCCCGTCGCTCCAGGGCCAATTCCTCTACTGGGACGACGTCACGAACTTCCTGATGAACGAGGGCTATCGGGGACTCGGCTGGCTTCAGCTTCGCTACATGTTCACGACCACACTCCTCGGCCACTGGATTCCCCTGACCTGGCTCACCCTGGGAATCAACTACGCCCTGGGCGGCATGAATCCCTGGGGCTACCACCTCGGCAATCTCCTGCTCCACTCGGCCAATGCCGTCTGCCTCTACTTCATTGCCCGACGGCTCCTGGCCAGCGCCTCGGGCGAGACGCCCGCACGCGTCATCGAGAGCATGCCGGACCGCGCGGGCGCGGCCTTCGCGGCCCTCGTCTTCGCGGTTCATCCCCTGCGGGTGGAGTCGGTCGCCTGGATCACCGAGCGCCGCGACGTGCTCTCCGGGCTCTTCTTCCTGTTGTCGATCCTCTTCTACCTTCGCGCGACAGACGGCGGCGGATTCATCAGCGGGCGCTGGCGGACGGCCTCGCTCCTGGCCTTTGCCGCGGCTTTCCTGTCCAAGTCCATCGTCATGGCGCTGCCTGGTGTCCTTCTCCTTCTTGACGTCTACCCGCTTCGCCGCTTGCGGCTGGACTGGCGCGCCCTTCTTCTCGAGAAGTTGCCGTACGCGGCCATCGCCGTGGTGGGCGCCGTCGTGGCCATGCTTGCCCTCCGTATCGGCGCTTCAGCCTCGGCCTGGAGCCAGACGGGCATGGGGGCGCGCGTCGGAGTCGTCGCCTATGCCTTCTGGTTCTATCCCTCGCGCTGGGTGTGGCCCGTGGCGCTATCACCGCTCTACGAGCTGCCCCCGCGGGTGGACCTCTCGCAGGGGCGCTTTCTTGGTCCGCTCCTGGCGCTCCTGGCTGTGACCGCCTGCCTCGTCCTGCTGCGGCGGCGCGCGCCTTGGGCGCTCGCGGCCTGGGCCTACTCAGCCCTCGTGCTCCTACCCGTGAGCGGAATCGTGCCCGCCGGCTTCCAACTCGCCCATGACCGCTATAGCTATCTCTCGGGGCTCGGGTTTGCCGTGGTGGCGGGCGGCGCGCTCTGGACGCTGCTTCGCGCAGGCGGCGCGGACCGGCTCGGCCGGGCGCCCGCGACGCTGGCTCTGGCGGTCGCGGTCGTGGTCGTCCTTGGTCTTGGCGCGGCCAGCTGGGGGCAAACCCGGATATGGCGCGACTCCGACTCTCTCTGGGAGCGCGCGGTGGCGCTGGACGCGGACTGCGTCGTCTGCGCCAACAACCTGGCCGCGGCCATCGTGCGGCGCCGGGAGCCCTCGCCCGCCATGATCGACAGGGCAGAGGGCCTCGTGCGCCACGCCATCGAGCTGCGCGCCGATCACTTCACGTCGTACGACACGCTGGGCGCCATCCTGACGAACCGCGGACGGACGGCCCAGGCGGAAGAGGCCTTCCGTCAAGCGCTGAGCCTGGCGCCCAACCAAGCCGCCCCCGCGGCCAACCTCGGCGCGCTGCTGGCCAGACAAGGGCGCTATGCCGAGGCCGTGCCCTGGCTGCGCAAGGCCGCCGCGGCGCAGCCGGCGTTTCCTGGTCTCCGGAGCAATCTAGGCTACGCTCTACGAAACCATGGCATCGAACTCGCGCGGCAGGGCAGGCTCGACGAGGCGGTGTCCCTGCTCGCCGAGGCCTCCCGAATCCTGACCCAGGATCCCGACACGCATCGCAATCTCGGCCAGGCGCTGATGGAGCGCGGCCGGGGCGCGGAAGCGGTGCCCGTGCTCGAGCGCGCCCTCGCCCTCGACGGCGCCTCGGAAGCCACGCGGTTCCTGCTCACCCAGGCGCGACTCCAGGCTGGGCGGCCGACTCCACGGTGA